The proteins below are encoded in one region of Rhododendron vialii isolate Sample 1 chromosome 7a, ASM3025357v1:
- the LOC131334249 gene encoding uncharacterized protein LOC131334249, producing the protein MGVVIIDGSTVRDFVSNEEHFNKSVDEKFSSIDLNRDGVLSRSELRKAFESFRLLETHFGVDVATAPEELGRLYDSIFEKFDCDGSESVDLEEFRSEMRKIMLAIADGLGSAPIQMALEEDDESLLKQAADLEASKNQ; encoded by the coding sequence atgggggtgGTGATAATTGACGGCTCGACGGTGCGAGATTTCGTGAGCAACGAAGAGCACTTCAACAAGAGCGTCGACGAGAAGTTCTCGTCGATCGACCTCAACCGCGACGGCGTCCTGTCCCGATCCGAGCTGCGCAAGGCGTTCGAGTCCTTCCGGCTCCTCGAGACGCACTTCGGCGTCGACGTGGCGACTGCGCCGGAGGAGCTTGGGCGGCTCTACGACTCCATCTTCGAGAAGTTCGACTGCGACGGGAGCGAGTCCGTCGACCTGGAGGAGTTCCGGTCGGAGATGAGGAAGATCATGCTCGCGATCGCGGACGGGCTCGGGTCGGCGCCGATCCAGATGGCTCTCGAAGAAGACGACGAGAGCTTGCTCAAACAGGCTGCGGATCTGGAGGCTTCGAAGAATCAGTGA